A genomic window from Schistocerca serialis cubense isolate TAMUIC-IGC-003099 chromosome 4, iqSchSeri2.2, whole genome shotgun sequence includes:
- the LOC126474878 gene encoding transmembrane protein 237-like translates to MNSDNEESVEGEKRTENKRKRRRKKEKAADTVVTAALKQLNADEIETVTADRVDGVEHSVTTQPVFRSYPSDMVYVERKSGFLPAPREIVLSRSSKIKFKEKLHAENKSTVELAVKIQEAFHPFYNLCHGILGGMSLTLCLLVVSIGWTRVEIEEFINVYDNFSRPAQSMFYFLTVVCVISSLDRCDVAQMCGLHARKLCLHHFPDILLLLLYLCTLVTTVVTSYWDEQLAYHHHNSTGMWKDDADMKASLSLWRNLHFGRCIGAVSSWIIVSLYPDHGLLHSRLISTIKLQFRPAVDITSS, encoded by the exons ATGAACTCAGATAACGAAGAATCAGTTGAAGGAGAGAAGAGGACAGAAAATAAACGGAAAAGGCGTAGAAAGAAAGAGAAAGCAGCAGATACTGTTGTGACAGCGGCACTTAAACAATTAAATGCCGATGAAATCGAAACGGTGACAGCGGACCGTGTCG aTGGCGTGGAGCATAGTGTAACAACACAACCAGTTTTCAGAAGTTACCCATCTGATATGGTTTATGTTGAAAGAAAGAGCGGTTTTTTACCAGCCCCGAGAGAAATAGTTTTATCACGctcaagtaaaataaaatttaaagaaaaattacatGCGGAGAATAAGTCAACAGTAGAATTAGCTGTAAAAATTCAAGAGGCATTCCATCCATTTTACAATTTATGCCACGGAATTTTAGGAGGAATGTCACTTACACTATGTTTGTTG GTTGTGAGCATTGGATGGACCAGAGTAGAGATAGAAGAATTTATTAATGTATATGACAACTTTTCAAGACCTGCACAATCaatgttttattttcttactgtggTTTGTGTTATTTCGTCACTTGATAg GTGTGATGTTGCACAAATGTGTGGGCTCCATGCAAGGAAGTTGTGCCTTCATCATTTTCCAGACATTTTGCTGCTGCTACTGTATTTGTGCACTTTGGTAACAACTGTTGTCACCAGCTACTGGGATGAACAACTTGCCTACCACCATCATAATTCAACTGGCATGTGGAAAGATGATGCT GACATGAAGGCAAGTCTTTCCCTGTGGCGGAATTTGCACTTTGGGAGGTGCATTGGTGCAGTTAGTAGTTGGATCATTGTGTCACTCTACCCTGACCATGGATTACTTCACTCACGTTTAATCAGCACCATAAAACTGCAGTTCAGGCCTGCAGTTGATATTACGTCATCTTAA